From one Triticum urartu cultivar G1812 chromosome 3, Tu2.1, whole genome shotgun sequence genomic stretch:
- the LOC125544292 gene encoding F-box/kelch-repeat protein At3g61590 produces MEDDSSWEALPIERIRIPAFNFRVISEASNGENELPVSLDAAVPDDILEKIFTFLPIASMIRSTAVCKRWHDIIYSSRYLWTHMLPQRPWYFMFTCNETASGYAYDPILHKWYDLELQGIDKSSCFVSSSCGLVCFMDNDNRNIISVSNPITKDWKRLLEPPGAKFPDYSTVALKVDQVTHNYTVTLAKSKQVPEDYVQWEFSLYKYDSRSSSWVTAVKEVFIGWRGGDDSVICGGVLYCLIQSTGVLGNVEPRHRLIMYDLVAGPSETSLTQSSIPVPCSLTCGRLLNLRGKLVMVGGIAKPNRPDIIKGIGIWELDKTQWQEVSRMPHKFFQGFGELDDVFCSGGADDLVYIQSYGATALLGFDMKQRQWKWSAKCPVSKKFPLQLFTGFCFEPRLDIAT; encoded by the coding sequence ATGGAAGATGATTCGTCATGGGAAGCTCTTCCAATTGAGCGCATCAGAATTCCTGCATTCAACTTTCGAGTTATTTCAGAGGCTAGCAATGGAGAAAATGAATTGCCAGTTTCATTGGATGCCGCAGTTCCTGATGACATTCTTGAGAAAATTTTCACCTTCTTGCCAATAGCAAGCATGATAAGGTCAACAGCGGTATGCAAGAGATGGCATGATATTATCTACTCAAGCCGGTATCTTTGGACCCACATGTTGCCTCAGAGGCCCTGGTACTTCATGTTCACCTGTAACGAGACTGCTTCTGGATATGCTTATGACCCCATCCTCCATAAATGGTATGATTTAGAGCTTCAAGGCATTGACAAGAGCAGCTGTTTCGTCTCTTCTTCTTGTGGGCTAGTTTGCTTCATGGATAATGACAACAGAAACATCATTTCTGTATCTAACCCTATTACAAAAGATTGGAAGAGGCTGTTGGAGCCCCCAGGTGCAAAGTTTCCAGATTACAGCACTGTTGCCTTAAAGGTAGATCAGGTGACTCACAATTACACTGTTACATTGGCAAAATCGAAGCAGGTACCTGAGGATTATGTCCAATGGGAATTCTCTTTATACAAGTACGACTCACGGAGTAGTTCATGGGTAACTGCAGTGAAGGAGGTGTTCATTGGTTGGAGAGGGGGTGACGATAGTGTGATATGTGGTGGAGTCTTGTACTGCTTGATCCAGTCCACAGGTGTTCTTGGCAATGTTGAGCCCCGTCACAGGCTCATCATGTATGACCTTGTTGCGGGACCTTCTGAAACTTCACTAACGCAATCGTCAATCCCTGTACCTTGCTCTCTCACCTGCGGGCGTCTACTAAACCTGAGAGGGAAGCTGGTAATGGTCGGCGGGATAGCAAAGCCCAATAGACCTGATATCATCAAGGGAATCGGTATATGGGAGCTTGACAAGACACAGTGGCAAGAGGTGAGTCGGATGCCTCACAAATTCTTCCAAGGATTTGGTGAGTTGGATGATGTTTTTTGTAGCGGCGGTGCCGACGACCTTGTGTACATCCAAAGCTATGGTGCAACTGCTTTGCTTGGATTTGACATGAAGCAGAGGCAATGGAAGTGGTCGGCAAAATGCCCTGTGAGCAAAAAGTTTCCTCTCCAGCTGTTCACTGGCTTTTGCTTTGAGCCTCGGCTGGACATTGCCACTTAA